A region from the Hyalangium minutum genome encodes:
- a CDS encoding DUF1501 domain-containing protein: MSRFTRRSLLGAALAGTAGSLLPGQASAWNGSLGSSPRQYVVSVFLWGGLDGVLTVDPKDAALTRGRIEPGYRADERRQGTHRMFGPLVGDLLRHDAALCLIHGVRTDTELHPVGERTAQRGRVKASAHEPWLGELLGAALPGDAPIPHLALGQTPEDFESDAGPASAGVSLPLAQALFDPRGRTAKVEPWLRSREQGPEDPLARLLRTAEPASPYRDAVLGPQLRLALHALQGNFAKAVTVSTRSLHLDAHHEHLALQRRRLVPALDDLARFIDALKSTHNAHGSLFEQTTLVIGSEFGRAPQYSASGGKDHWPETSWILAGKGIRGGATVGETGTDLQGQAIDYRTGRPSGDQRRPVLIDALSSTVLHIANPGASGHGFSAENVLRCALAERSAAWHSARS, encoded by the coding sequence ATGAGCCGATTCACCCGACGCTCCTTGTTGGGAGCTGCGCTGGCGGGGACCGCAGGCTCTCTGCTGCCAGGACAGGCGTCGGCCTGGAATGGTTCCCTCGGCTCTTCTCCTCGGCAGTACGTGGTGAGCGTCTTCCTCTGGGGGGGACTCGATGGGGTCCTCACCGTCGACCCCAAGGACGCTGCGTTGACCCGTGGACGCATCGAGCCAGGCTACCGCGCGGATGAGCGCCGGCAGGGGACGCACCGGATGTTTGGCCCCTTGGTTGGAGACCTGCTCCGGCATGATGCCGCTCTGTGCCTCATCCACGGCGTGCGCACGGACACGGAGCTCCACCCCGTGGGCGAGCGCACCGCTCAGCGCGGCCGGGTGAAGGCCTCCGCTCATGAGCCCTGGTTGGGGGAGCTGCTGGGCGCCGCGCTTCCAGGTGACGCGCCCATTCCTCACCTGGCGCTGGGGCAGACACCGGAGGACTTCGAGTCCGACGCCGGTCCAGCCTCCGCTGGGGTCTCGCTTCCGCTGGCCCAGGCGCTGTTCGACCCGAGAGGCCGCACGGCAAAGGTCGAGCCGTGGCTCCGCTCGCGCGAGCAGGGGCCGGAGGATCCACTCGCTCGGCTGCTGCGGACGGCGGAGCCCGCGTCGCCGTACCGAGATGCCGTGCTGGGCCCGCAGCTGCGGCTTGCGCTCCACGCCCTCCAAGGCAACTTCGCCAAGGCCGTCACCGTCTCCACCCGCTCGCTTCACCTGGACGCGCACCACGAGCACCTGGCGCTCCAGCGCCGCCGGCTCGTCCCCGCGCTGGATGACCTCGCGCGCTTCATCGACGCGTTGAAGTCCACGCATAACGCGCACGGCTCGCTCTTCGAGCAGACGACGCTCGTCATCGGCAGCGAGTTCGGCCGGGCGCCGCAATACAGCGCCTCAGGCGGGAAGGACCACTGGCCCGAGACCAGCTGGATACTGGCTGGGAAGGGCATCCGGGGGGGCGCCACGGTGGGCGAGACCGGCACGGATCTCCAAGGGCAGGCAATTGATTACCGCACCGGCCGGCCCTCGGGAGACCAACGGCGACCGGTGCTCATCGACGCGCTCTCCTCGACGGTGCTTCACATCGCCAACCCCGGTGCCTCGGGTCACGGGTTCAGCGCGGAGAATGTCCTGCGGTGCGCCCTGGCCGAGCGGTCCGCCGCCTGGCACAGCGCGCGCTCCTGA
- a CDS encoding FAD-dependent oxidoreductase produces MPQWDHRADVVVVGSGGAACAAAAAAVDRGASVVMLEAADTAGGTTRRSGGAYWIPNNSLMRAQGFTDPRADALKLMARLAYPTLYDPDPPRLGLPKLQYDLLAAFYDNASSAIDRLRQLGALDPIILPNYGYSPNPVTDPDYFAELPENKAPYGRVLTAKSPPGSTEFPGLYLSEGMLQHLRSRNVPILLGHRVTDVLRNGRGEVIGVEAEHDGCTRFIRAKRGVVFGSGGFAHDRDKLRSHLRGPIFGSCSVTTSQGAFVDIGGKTGAELGNLSNGFYYQAALEDPAAHEGYVVRPDAHVFFPYGDSTILVNKYGQRVVNEKSPYHVRTQSHFHWRQTEYPNLVQFMIWDQWTANEPTFWPWRGVVPLPGQSSPLVIQAATLEQLAQRISARLDAMRGLRFLSSNIVPNVRLSPDFVSSLRATLQRFNTFAATGVDLDFHRGETPLERAWQGPSRSTTGNRTMYPLSPNGPFYCAILGAATLDTCGGPVIGTNAQVLRPDSTPIPGLYGAGNCIASPTGQAYWGAGGTLGPAITFGFIAGRSAASAALLPD; encoded by the coding sequence ATGCCGCAGTGGGACCATCGCGCGGATGTCGTGGTCGTTGGATCTGGAGGTGCGGCATGTGCTGCAGCAGCCGCCGCCGTGGACCGAGGCGCCTCGGTCGTCATGCTGGAAGCCGCGGATACGGCTGGAGGCACCACCCGGCGCTCCGGCGGCGCGTACTGGATTCCCAACAACTCCCTCATGCGAGCCCAGGGGTTCACGGATCCGCGCGCGGATGCCCTGAAGCTGATGGCGCGCCTGGCCTACCCTACGCTCTACGACCCGGACCCGCCGCGGCTCGGGCTGCCCAAGCTCCAGTACGACTTGCTCGCGGCGTTCTACGACAACGCGTCGTCCGCCATCGACCGGCTGCGCCAGCTGGGCGCGCTGGACCCGATCATCCTGCCCAATTACGGCTACTCGCCCAACCCGGTCACGGATCCGGACTACTTCGCGGAGCTGCCGGAGAACAAGGCCCCGTACGGGCGCGTGCTCACGGCCAAGTCGCCTCCCGGCTCCACTGAGTTCCCCGGCCTCTACCTCTCCGAGGGGATGCTGCAACACCTGAGGAGCCGGAACGTGCCCATCCTCCTGGGACACCGGGTAACGGACGTCCTGCGGAACGGGCGGGGCGAGGTGATTGGCGTCGAGGCGGAGCACGACGGCTGCACGCGCTTCATCCGTGCGAAGCGCGGGGTGGTGTTCGGCTCGGGAGGCTTCGCGCACGATCGGGACAAGCTGCGCTCGCACCTGCGGGGCCCCATCTTCGGCAGCTGCAGCGTCACCACGAGCCAGGGCGCCTTCGTAGACATCGGCGGCAAGACAGGCGCCGAGCTGGGCAACCTCTCCAATGGCTTCTACTACCAGGCGGCGCTCGAGGATCCGGCGGCCCACGAGGGCTACGTGGTCCGCCCGGACGCGCACGTGTTCTTCCCGTATGGGGACAGCACGATCCTGGTGAATAAGTACGGCCAGCGCGTGGTGAACGAGAAGTCGCCGTACCACGTGCGGACCCAGAGCCACTTCCACTGGCGCCAGACGGAGTACCCAAACCTGGTGCAGTTCATGATCTGGGACCAGTGGACGGCCAACGAGCCCACGTTCTGGCCGTGGCGCGGCGTCGTTCCGCTGCCGGGGCAGTCCTCTCCGCTCGTCATCCAGGCGGCGACCCTCGAGCAGCTCGCCCAGCGCATCAGCGCGCGCCTTGACGCGATGCGCGGCCTGCGCTTCCTGAGCAGCAACATCGTCCCCAACGTGCGGCTCTCACCTGACTTCGTCTCCTCGCTGCGGGCCACCCTCCAGCGCTTCAACACGTTCGCGGCAACAGGCGTGGACCTCGACTTCCACCGCGGCGAGACACCGCTGGAGCGGGCTTGGCAGGGGCCGTCGCGCAGCACCACCGGCAACCGGACGATGTACCCGCTGTCGCCGAACGGGCCGTTCTACTGTGCCATCCTGGGCGCCGCGACGTTGGACACGTGCGGCGGACCGGTGATTGGCACGAACGCCCAGGTGCTCCGCCCCGACAGCACGCCCATTCCGGGGCTGTACGGCGCGGGCAACTGCATCGCGTCTCCCACCGGCCAGGCCTACTGGGGCGCAGGCGGTACACTGGGACCGGCCATCACCTTCGGCTTCATCGCCGGACGGAGCGCCGCCAGCGCCGCGCTGCTCCCGGACTGA